In Bacteroidales bacterium, one DNA window encodes the following:
- a CDS encoding S46 family peptidase, whose protein sequence is MKRLLFVFMLALTLEVKGFATAPDEGMWLPMFIDRLNYVDMQKMGLHLTADELYSINHSSLKDAIVSLGFFCTAEVVSNEGLLFTNHHCGYESIQAHSSIDHDYLTDGFWAMSKKEELQNEGLTASFLVRMEDVTAKVLANVTDDMSESDRSAKVEEVISKIEKEASEKGKYDANVGTFFEGNEFYLFVYQTYKDVRLVGAPPSAVGKFGGDTDNWMWPRHTGDFSIFRVYTAPDGSPAEYSEKNIPMVPKHYLPISLKGVKENDFTMIWGYPGRTDRYLTSYGVKLATDQSNPTTVKIRDKKLEIIKSYMDVNPVIKIQYAAKYSESSNYWKYFIGQTKGLKHLKVYEKKQEQEEAFMKWVNADASRKAKYGTALTDIADGYSKLTNYNLALKYLEEAAFQGPEIVYFGYGMLNLYSVLKNKNSKPEAIKAAAEEFKEKCADFYKDYYKPCDKDLYEALLKMFYDNVPKEQHPSIFTDVLDKKFKSDFKKFTDAVYSKSIFPDSAKMYAFLAKPTFKVLDADLGFKTMISMIKSYSTMAQGLNDIKEKIDKGDRLYVAGTREMYSDKKFYPNANSTMRMTYGKVGDYFPADAVHYNYITTLDGVMEKEDTTNDEFIVPKKLKELWQKKDYGRYADSTGNLVTCFIANTDITGGNSGSPVINGDGQLIGLAFDGNWEAMSGDIAYEPKLQRTIAVDIRYVLFMIDKYAGAKNLIDELTIVK, encoded by the coding sequence ATGAAACGTTTACTTTTTGTTTTTATGTTAGCCTTAACTTTAGAGGTTAAAGGCTTTGCAACAGCGCCGGATGAAGGGATGTGGCTTCCAATGTTTATTGACCGGTTGAATTATGTGGACATGCAGAAAATGGGACTGCATCTTACTGCTGACGAATTATACAGCATAAATCATTCAAGTTTGAAAGATGCTATTGTATCGCTTGGATTTTTCTGTACTGCCGAAGTAGTATCTAATGAAGGTCTTCTTTTTACAAACCACCATTGTGGATATGAATCCATACAGGCACACAGTTCTATTGACCATGATTATTTAACTGATGGTTTTTGGGCTATGAGTAAAAAAGAAGAATTACAGAATGAAGGACTTACCGCATCATTCCTGGTTCGTATGGAAGATGTAACAGCAAAAGTTCTGGCTAATGTTACTGATGATATGTCGGAATCAGACAGGTCGGCAAAAGTTGAAGAAGTTATTTCTAAAATTGAAAAAGAAGCTTCAGAAAAAGGCAAGTATGATGCTAACGTTGGAACTTTCTTTGAAGGAAATGAATTTTATCTTTTTGTTTATCAAACATACAAAGATGTAAGATTGGTTGGCGCTCCTCCTTCAGCAGTAGGGAAATTCGGTGGCGATACCGACAACTGGATGTGGCCACGCCATACCGGCGATTTCAGCATCTTCCGCGTTTATACAGCTCCCGATGGTTCGCCTGCAGAATACAGTGAAAAAAATATTCCTATGGTTCCAAAACATTATTTACCCATTTCATTGAAAGGTGTAAAAGAAAATGATTTCACCATGATTTGGGGATATCCCGGTCGTACCGACCGCTATCTAACTTCTTATGGAGTTAAACTTGCAACAGATCAATCAAATCCTACTACAGTGAAAATTCGTGATAAAAAACTCGAAATCATTAAATCGTATATGGACGTAAATCCTGTTATTAAAATTCAATATGCTGCAAAATATTCCGAATCGAGTAATTATTGGAAATATTTTATAGGTCAGACAAAAGGATTGAAACACCTTAAAGTATATGAGAAAAAACAAGAGCAGGAAGAAGCATTTATGAAATGGGTTAATGCCGATGCAAGCAGAAAAGCCAAATATGGAACTGCATTAACAGATATTGCTGACGGTTACAGCAAACTTACTAATTATAATCTTGCTTTGAAATATTTAGAAGAAGCAGCTTTCCAGGGGCCTGAAATCGTTTACTTCGGCTATGGAATGCTTAACTTATACAGCGTATTAAAAAATAAAAATAGCAAACCGGAAGCTATAAAAGCTGCTGCCGAAGAATTTAAAGAAAAGTGTGCTGATTTTTATAAAGATTATTACAAGCCATGCGACAAGGATTTATATGAAGCTTTATTAAAAATGTTTTATGATAATGTTCCCAAAGAACAGCATCCTTCAATATTTACAGATGTGCTTGATAAAAAATTCAAAAGCGATTTTAAAAAATTCACCGATGCGGTTTATAGCAAATCGATATTCCCCGATTCAGCAAAGATGTATGCATTCCTTGCCAAACCTACATTTAAAGTGCTTGATGCTGACCTCGGATTTAAAACCATGATTTCAATGATTAAGTCATACTCAACTATGGCACAAGGTTTAAATGATATAAAAGAAAAGATTGACAAAGGCGACAGGCTTTATGTTGCCGGCACACGCGAAATGTATTCCGATAAAAAATTCTATCCCAATGCCAATTCAACCATGCGTATGACTTACGGAAAAGTGGGTGATTATTTCCCTGCCGATGCCGTTCATTACAATTACATCACTACGCTCGACGGTGTAATGGAAAAAGAAGATACTACAAATGATGAATTTATTGTACCTAAAAAACTTAAAGAACTGTGGCAAAAGAAAGATTACGGACGCTATGCCGACAGCACCGGTAACTTAGTAACCTGCTTTATTGCCAATACAGATATTACAGGTGGTAATTCAGGAAGCCCGGTAATAAATGGCGATGGACAATTAATTGGGTTAGCATTCGACGGCAACTGGGAAGCTATGAGTGGCGATATTGCTTACGAACCCAAACTGCAACGCACTATTGCCGTTGATATCCGTTATGTTTTATTTATGATTGATAAATATGCCGGAGCAAAAAATTTAATTGACGAGCTTACAATAGTGAAGTAA
- a CDS encoding NAD(P)H-dependent glycerol-3-phosphate dehydrogenase encodes MQKNLKIAVFGSGSWGTAIVKILLNNTTPVNWWIRENEIIDNIRNFRHNNLYLSSVEFNPESLVLSSDIKEIVSSSDILIFVVPSAFLNASLSGLNPDDFRNKFVVSAIKGIVPEYNVIIADYFMSRFNVPYSNFAVVSGPSHAEEIALEKLTYLTVASQNHELGEKLSQLFKCRYVMTSVSDDIFGTEYSNVIKNIIAIANGICIGLGYGDNFQAVLISNAIQEIKRFVDAVHPIDRDIKSSVYLGDLMVTAYSQFSRNRTFGNMIGKGYSIKFAMLEMKMVAEGYYAAKCIWEINNKYNVDMPITEAVYNILYLGHSPAKEIHILTQKLS; translated from the coding sequence ATGCAAAAAAATTTGAAAATTGCTGTTTTTGGTAGTGGTAGTTGGGGGACAGCTATAGTAAAAATTTTATTGAACAACACCACTCCTGTTAACTGGTGGATAAGGGAAAATGAAATTATCGACAACATTCGCAACTTCCGTCATAATAATTTATACCTGAGTTCTGTGGAGTTTAATCCCGAATCCCTTGTATTATCAAGTGATATAAAGGAAATAGTTTCTTCTTCCGATATATTGATATTTGTCGTCCCTTCTGCATTTCTTAATGCATCGCTTTCCGGGCTTAATCCTGATGATTTTAGAAATAAATTTGTTGTATCGGCAATTAAAGGAATAGTCCCCGAATACAATGTTATCATTGCTGATTACTTCATGAGCAGGTTCAATGTTCCATACAGTAATTTTGCTGTTGTAAGCGGGCCATCTCATGCTGAAGAAATAGCGCTTGAAAAATTGACCTATCTTACAGTAGCATCACAGAACCATGAACTGGGTGAAAAATTATCACAGCTTTTTAAATGTCGATATGTAATGACCTCTGTTTCCGATGATATTTTCGGAACTGAATATTCCAATGTAATTAAAAATATTATTGCCATTGCAAACGGCATTTGCATTGGCCTGGGTTATGGCGATAATTTCCAGGCAGTGCTTATCAGCAACGCCATACAGGAGATAAAACGTTTTGTTGATGCAGTACATCCTATCGACCGCGATATAAAAAGTTCGGTATACCTAGGAGACCTAATGGTAACAGCATATTCACAATTCAGCCGCAACCGTACATTTGGAAATATGATCGGAAAAGGTTATTCCATAAAGTTTGCAATGCTCGAAATGAAAATGGTTGCTGAAGGATATTATGCAGCGAAATGTATTTGGGAGATCAATAACAAATATAATGTCGATATGCCTATAACAGAAGCTGTGTATAACATCCTTTATTTAGGACATTCTCCTGCAAAAGAAATTCATATACTTACTCAGAAACTTTCATAG
- a CDS encoding M28 family peptidase, giving the protein MKKFLFIYLLLPFALTAQQKFNFADSAIENRLKKDLYFLSSDSAKGREAGTIYEMKAGNYIANEFKKAGLTPFNINDSSYFQEFSNYNNFWDEENNTLKINETALELWKDFYPLAHAGEGTVNGLAFNKASSKNPESDLKGKILFINEENTVIEEEAKNAESKGASAIIIIPKSEFYSYYNSQINCLCPVFIINKSTYEKINFSENTIVSLQLKKQSGQKMHNVIGCINNRATSTIIIGGHYDHLGFKKDNESGELKIFNGADDNASGTIAVIELARYLKQEGSKNYNYIFCAFSGEEEGLLGSYHFVNSEYFKSIPFSQVKYMLDYDMVGRLGAFGNVLFLNGTGSSKQWKKIIKNNRPENFYINKIPDGMNGSDDYPFYQKGIPVLFFITGLHHEYHTPADDPEKVNIKGEVHIINYSKNLINNISSETKINYHKVNFWQTFRSYYIYAKMLL; this is encoded by the coding sequence ATGAAAAAATTCCTATTCATATATCTCTTATTGCCTTTTGCATTGACGGCTCAGCAAAAATTTAATTTTGCCGATTCAGCTATCGAAAACAGGTTGAAAAAAGATTTATATTTTCTTTCATCCGATTCAGCAAAAGGCAGAGAAGCAGGAACCATATACGAAATGAAAGCCGGTAACTATATCGCCAATGAATTTAAAAAAGCAGGGCTTACTCCTTTCAACATCAATGACAGCAGCTATTTTCAGGAATTCAGTAATTATAATAATTTCTGGGATGAAGAAAATAATACTCTTAAAATAAATGAAACCGCACTTGAACTCTGGAAAGATTTTTATCCTCTTGCACACGCCGGCGAAGGCACAGTAAACGGTTTAGCATTTAATAAAGCTTCATCTAAAAATCCGGAAAGCGATTTAAAAGGAAAAATTCTTTTTATCAATGAAGAAAATACGGTTATTGAAGAAGAGGCTAAAAATGCCGAAAGTAAAGGAGCTTCAGCAATCATTATCATACCAAAATCGGAATTTTATTCTTACTACAACTCGCAGATAAATTGCTTGTGCCCAGTTTTCATCATCAATAAATCGACTTATGAAAAAATAAATTTTTCAGAAAACACAATCGTTTCCTTACAACTAAAAAAGCAAAGCGGTCAGAAAATGCACAATGTTATCGGCTGTATTAATAACCGGGCAACTTCAACTATCATTATTGGCGGGCATTACGACCATCTTGGTTTTAAAAAAGATAATGAAAGCGGTGAATTAAAAATATTTAACGGCGCCGATGATAATGCAAGCGGAACTATTGCAGTAATTGAATTAGCACGTTATTTAAAACAGGAAGGTTCTAAAAATTATAATTATATTTTTTGTGCATTTTCGGGTGAAGAAGAAGGCCTGCTGGGTTCCTATCATTTCGTGAACAGTGAATATTTCAAATCCATTCCCTTTTCCCAGGTAAAATACATGCTCGATTACGATATGGTTGGAAGATTAGGTGCCTTCGGAAATGTATTATTCTTAAATGGTACCGGCTCATCAAAACAATGGAAAAAGATTATTAAAAATAACCGACCTGAAAATTTTTATATCAATAAAATCCCTGATGGAATGAATGGTTCGGATGACTATCCTTTCTATCAAAAAGGAATTCCTGTTTTATTTTTTATCACAGGGCTTCACCACGAATACCATACACCTGCCGATGATCCCGAAAAAGTAAACATTAAAGGAGAAGTACATATCATTAATTATTCAAAAAATTTAATAAATAATATCAGCAGCGAAACAAAGATCAATTACCATAAAGTCAACTTTTGGCAAACGTTCAGAAGTTATTACATTTATGCAAAAATGTTATTATAA
- a CDS encoding M20/M25/M40 family metallo-hydrolase, with the protein MKHTFKIFFILFFILSNTCWTQVLKYEQTESAIITRLKKDLSVLSSDSFMGRETGTQGEIMARDYIISQYKNAGIQPFFSDNSYTQTFTYKENPILGKNNILKISKHNFILNDDYYPLSYSSSSGVKGEIVYAGFGISIPSSGYNDYKNLGDIKGKIFVIETMLPKQFKQDSNFIKFLPIQRKIDTAIAHGAAGIIFINSEKNGNKPSSKIVKYIDPSKIPIIFAQNKASRLLRKSKKDMVEMNVDIDRKITTGYNIAAYIDNHAPATIIIGGHYDHIGMGKENSRNNGLPLQVHNGADDNASGTVAVMELAKYFKNSDKKNHNYLFLNFSGEEKGLLGSAFFTKSTFFDTTTTSYMLNMDMVGRYDTSKVGFNIIGTGTSPLWDTLIALASKNDLKIKKNESGFDGSDQMSFYLKNIPVLFFFTGIHPDYHMPTDDIEKINFEAEARIIKFAERIIEITDTIKKMPFSFTKNKKDFTRPSMSVTLGVVPDHSYDGKGLRILGTTPGKTAEKAGLKANDIILKIGEYETTDIMSYMKALGYFKKGDKTKLLIKRGEESLIINVEF; encoded by the coding sequence ATGAAGCATACTTTTAAAATATTTTTTATTCTATTCTTTATTCTTTCGAATACTTGTTGGACGCAGGTTTTAAAATACGAACAAACAGAATCAGCTATCATAACCCGATTGAAAAAAGATCTATCTGTTCTTTCATCCGATTCATTTATGGGCAGGGAAACAGGAACACAAGGTGAAATTATGGCTCGCGATTATATTATTTCACAATACAAAAATGCAGGAATACAGCCATTCTTCAGCGATAACTCATACACGCAAACCTTTACTTATAAAGAAAATCCAATTCTCGGGAAAAATAATATTTTAAAAATCAGTAAACATAATTTTATTTTAAATGATGACTATTATCCTCTTTCCTATTCCAGTTCATCCGGTGTTAAAGGAGAAATCGTTTATGCCGGTTTCGGGATATCAATTCCTTCTTCAGGCTATAATGATTACAAAAACCTTGGCGATATAAAAGGGAAAATATTTGTCATCGAAACAATGTTACCCAAACAATTCAAACAGGATTCTAATTTTATAAAATTCCTTCCGATTCAAAGAAAAATAGATACCGCTATAGCTCATGGAGCAGCAGGAATCATATTTATCAATTCTGAAAAAAACGGGAACAAACCTTCGTCAAAGATTGTAAAATATATAGACCCTTCGAAAATTCCAATAATTTTTGCACAAAATAAAGCTTCAAGATTGCTTCGTAAAAGCAAAAAGGATATGGTAGAAATGAATGTGGATATTGACAGAAAAATAACTACTGGTTATAATATTGCCGCATATATCGATAATCATGCACCTGCAACTATTATTATTGGCGGGCATTACGACCATATAGGAATGGGAAAGGAAAATTCGCGTAACAACGGGTTACCTTTACAGGTTCATAACGGAGCTGACGATAATGCAAGCGGAACTGTTGCTGTTATGGAGCTGGCAAAATATTTTAAAAATTCGGATAAGAAAAATCATAATTATCTTTTCTTGAATTTTTCAGGTGAAGAAAAAGGATTATTAGGTTCAGCATTCTTTACAAAAAGTACGTTCTTCGATACTACAACAACTTCATACATGCTTAATATGGATATGGTAGGGCGCTACGATACATCAAAAGTCGGGTTCAATATCATTGGTACCGGAACTTCACCATTATGGGACACATTGATAGCACTGGCATCAAAAAACGATTTAAAAATAAAGAAAAATGAATCCGGCTTCGATGGATCTGATCAAATGTCGTTCTACCTGAAAAATATTCCCGTACTTTTTTTCTTTACAGGAATACATCCCGACTATCATATGCCAACAGATGATATAGAAAAAATAAATTTTGAAGCAGAAGCAAGAATAATAAAATTTGCAGAAAGAATTATCGAGATAACAGATACGATTAAGAAAATGCCTTTTTCATTTACAAAAAACAAAAAGGATTTTACTCGTCCATCCATGAGCGTTACCCTGGGTGTGGTTCCCGACCATTCCTATGATGGAAAAGGATTACGCATATTAGGAACAACCCCAGGAAAAACCGCTGAAAAAGCAGGACTTAAAGCAAACGATATTATTTTAAAAATAGGGGAATATGAAACAACTGATATCATGTCGTATATGAAAGCATTAGGTTATTTTAAAAAAGGCGACAAAACAAAATTACTTATAAAACGCGGCGAAGAATCATTAATAATAAATGTTGAATTCTGA
- a CDS encoding transposase, translating to MTTGYQIKEQAGLHYLTFQVVDWIDIFTRQVYRDIVIDSLSYCKQNKDLQIFGYVIMSNHVHLIVNSTSGKLSDTVRDFKKFTSSKIIKEIIDNPQES from the coding sequence ATGACAACAGGCTATCAAATAAAAGAACAAGCAGGTTTACATTATTTAACTTTTCAGGTTGTTGATTGGATAGATATATTTACAAGGCAGGTTTATAGAGATATTGTAATAGATAGTCTTTCGTATTGTAAACAGAACAAGGATTTGCAAATATTCGGATATGTAATAATGTCGAATCACGTTCATTTAATAGTTAATAGTACAAGCGGAAAATTAAGTGATACAGTAAGAGATTTCAAGAAATTTACATCAAGCAAAATAATAAAAGAGATTATTGATAACCCACAGGAAAGTTGA